One genomic segment of Ignavibacteriota bacterium includes these proteins:
- the hrcA gene encoding heat-inducible transcription repressor HrcA — MNVDLLKEREKSILTYVIQQFILTANPVGSRNLAKKFGIGFSPATVRNIMSDLEESGLLGHPHTSAGRIPTDLGYRYYVNSLMDSPQLPKSDVDFIESQLEQLNFDTNEILKVTSSILSSLTNQLAYVSYPKFGNAILERLRLVEVSSSRILVVITINSGMIRTITLEINSGFDRKSLKTIERLLNERLSGLTFSEIRETVTERIKNISSSEFKPVIRVFLDSVAEIFTDVRSNEDSIITGTKNLLTQPEFIDHKKLSSIIELIEDKDIIIHFMDENVNRNSGEVSITIGSESKEEKLNDYSIIIKEYNIGQVAGSIGIIGPKRMRYSHTIASVVEMAEVLSKIFNK, encoded by the coding sequence ATGAATGTGGATTTATTAAAAGAACGCGAAAAATCAATTTTAACATATGTGATTCAGCAATTTATTCTAACTGCAAATCCGGTTGGATCAAGAAATCTTGCCAAAAAATTTGGAATCGGATTTTCTCCGGCAACTGTAAGAAATATTATGTCAGATTTGGAAGAATCCGGACTTTTAGGTCATCCGCATACTTCGGCTGGAAGAATTCCTACTGATTTGGGTTACAGATATTATGTAAATTCATTAATGGATTCTCCGCAATTGCCAAAATCCGATGTTGATTTTATTGAATCACAGCTTGAGCAATTAAATTTTGATACAAATGAAATTTTAAAAGTAACTTCATCAATCTTGAGCAGTTTAACAAATCAGCTTGCTTATGTAAGTTATCCAAAATTTGGGAATGCAATTTTAGAAAGATTGCGTTTGGTAGAAGTTTCAAGTTCCAGAATTCTTGTTGTAATCACAATAAATTCCGGAATGATAAGAACAATTACTTTGGAAATAAATAGCGGATTTGATAGAAAAAGTTTAAAGACAATTGAAAGATTATTAAATGAAAGACTTTCCGGATTAACATTTTCGGAAATTAGAGAAACCGTAACCGAAAGAATTAAAAATATTTCGTCATCGGAATTCAAACCGGTAATTAGAGTTTTTTTAGATTCAGTTGCGGAAATTTTTACGGATGTTCGTTCAAATGAAGATTCAATAATTACGGGAACAAAAAATTTATTAACCCAGCCGGAATTTATTGATCATAAAAAATTAAGCAGCATAATTGAATTAATTGAAGATAAAGATATTATAATTCATTTTATGGATGAAAACGTTAATAGAAATTCCGGAGAAGTTTCTATAACAATCGGAAGCGAAAGTAAAGAAGAAAAACTTAATGATTACAGCATTATTATAAAAGAATATAATATTGGACAAGTAGCCGGAAGTATTGGAATTATTGGTCCAAAACGAATGAGATATTCTCACACAATTGCATCAGTTGTAGAAATGGCGGAAGTATTATCAAAAATTTTTAATAAATAA
- a CDS encoding nucleotide exchange factor GrpE: MSETQKENNEELENKVEQNEEVNEEIIDSKEEINSEKIEEKAEEIVENKIAEYEEKNKSLQDLLLRKAAEFENYKRRTENDQLNLMKYAAESFIIKILPIYDDLQRSVQHLGEDSFESVKNGLKLVLDKFTKTLDDQGIKKIEAKGQEFNVDFHEALLQQPSKEVPPNTVIEEVDPGYFYKDRVIKHAKVIVSKEVEE, translated from the coding sequence ATGAGCGAAACACAAAAAGAAAATAATGAAGAATTAGAAAATAAAGTTGAACAAAATGAAGAAGTAAATGAAGAAATTATTGATTCAAAAGAAGAAATAAATTCCGAAAAAATTGAAGAAAAAGCTGAAGAAATTGTAGAAAATAAAATTGCAGAATATGAAGAAAAAAATAAATCGCTTCAAGATTTACTTTTACGAAAAGCTGCCGAATTTGAAAATTACAAGCGTCGGACAGAAAACGATCAATTAAATTTGATGAAATATGCAGCGGAATCTTTCATTATAAAAATTCTTCCAATTTATGATGATCTTCAAAGATCGGTTCAACATTTAGGTGAAGATAGTTTTGAATCCGTTAAAAATGGATTAAAATTAGTTTTAGATAAATTTACAAAAACGTTGGATGATCAAGGAATTAAAAAAATTGAAGCGAAAGGTCAAGAATTTAATGTGGATTTTCACGAAGCTTTGCTGCAACAGCCATCAAAAGAAGTTCCGCCAAATACGGTAATTGAAGAAGTTGATCCGGGATATTTTTATAAAGATAGAGTTATAAAGCATGCAAAAGTTATTGTAAGTAAAGAGGTTGAAGAATAG
- a CDS encoding phosphoribosylformylglycinamidine cyclo-ligase has translation MKNSYKDSGVDIKAGDETVEKIKTLVNSTFNKNVLSGIGHFGAFYEIDLNECKNPVLVSSVDGVGTKLKVAIDSGIHNTVGQDLVNHCVNDIAVCGAKPKYFMDYMAFGKLNSEVAAEIVSGFANACKENNVALIGGETAEMPGLYNEKDYDLSGTIVGIVDKSKIIDGKNIEKGNLLIGFESNGLHTNGYSLARKVLFSKFNLDENIPQINSNLKSELLKVHKSYLNIIQNLIQNFDIKGFSHITGGGIIGNTKRVVPKNLNIKIDWNSWKIPAIFNLIQNTGNIDDEEMRMVFNMGIGLIAIINKSDLNEIQNLCKSLNENPIVIGEIF, from the coding sequence TTGAAAAATAGCTATAAAGATTCCGGTGTTGATATTAAAGCTGGTGATGAAACCGTTGAAAAAATTAAAACTCTTGTAAATTCAACTTTTAACAAAAATGTTCTTTCGGGAATTGGGCATTTTGGTGCGTTTTATGAAATTGATTTGAACGAATGTAAAAATCCGGTTTTAGTTTCAAGTGTTGATGGAGTTGGAACAAAACTTAAAGTTGCAATAGATTCGGGAATACATAATACAGTTGGGCAAGATTTGGTAAATCATTGTGTAAATGATATTGCGGTTTGCGGAGCCAAGCCAAAATATTTTATGGATTATATGGCTTTCGGAAAATTAAATTCTGAAGTTGCCGCTGAAATTGTGAGTGGTTTTGCAAATGCTTGTAAAGAAAATAATGTTGCTTTAATCGGCGGCGAAACCGCAGAAATGCCCGGACTTTATAATGAAAAAGATTATGATCTTTCGGGAACAATTGTAGGAATTGTTGATAAATCTAAAATTATTGATGGAAAGAATATTGAAAAAGGAAATCTGCTAATTGGATTTGAATCAAACGGATTGCATACAAACGGATATTCGCTTGCAAGAAAAGTTCTATTTTCAAAATTTAATCTTGATGAAAATATTCCACAAATAAATTCAAATTTAAAATCTGAATTACTGAAAGTTCATAAATCATATTTAAATATTATTCAAAACTTAATTCAAAATTTTGATATAAAAGGATTTTCGCACATAACCGGCGGGGGAATAATCGGAAATACAAAACGTGTTGTTCCCAAAAATTTGAATATTAAAATTGATTGGAACTCGTGGAAAATTCCCGCAATATTTAATCTTATTCAGAATACCGGAAATATTGATGATGAAGAAATGCGAATGGTTTTTAATATGGGAATTGGGTTAATTGCAATTATTAATAAAAGTGATTTAAATGAAATTCAAAATCTGTGTAAAAGTTTAAATGAAAACCCAATTGTAATTGGTGAAATTTTTTAA